Proteins encoded in a region of the Antedon mediterranea chromosome 2, ecAntMedi1.1, whole genome shotgun sequence genome:
- the LOC140039356 gene encoding uncharacterized protein yields MGKRGPYSGLRSSEKKRRKLTRNVASNARRILLNFDTFQRWSVVKEANNLASNSDVANFLLDSHAERHSTASGPTRTTVSTHLSTTSTPIEGAYLRTTLSGGSDTRISSISGIDRFSSNSSTVTAFPSASEDGSISNIKEEDRPRCSAEILNMTIDINLSSESESESTCDEDEDYDLYEPSFDISLCPNNALNLRETSFVEEEFEIEAENDDPSSQIEEDIEGVEVESPYVKHIDIMEESDFLIKDETCIVYLNCLKTLAEIKINKSCTRKSCSSPVDLHSKFVGSAVYFKWICTNGHLNNKWCSQPILKNKLHGGDLLMSTALLASGNNYAKIALLAKFLKLHILNVNTYYRIQRKYLVPAVTELWEDTQKEILTAHEGKDVVLLGDGRMDSPGHSAQFCTYTMMDNADKSILSIMTIDKRETEGKSRISEECFISQTTKCECR; encoded by the exons ATGGGTAAACGAGGCCCTTATTCTGGATTGAGATCATCGGAAAAGAAAAGGCGCAAACTTACACGTAATGTAGCGTCAAATGCTCGCAGAATTTTGCTAAACTTCGATACATTTCAGAGATGGTCCGTAGTAAAAGAAGCAAATAATTTAGCAAGTAATTCTGATGTTGCAAATTTTTTGCTTGACAG TCATGCAGAAAGACATAGCACAGCTTCTGGGCCGACCAGGACAACAGTTTCTACTCACCTTTCTACAACATCGACGCCTATAGAAGGTGCTTATTTAAGAACTACACTATCTGGTGGTTCAGATACAAG AATTTCTTCAATATCTGGAATTGATAGATTTAGCAGTAACTCAAGTACTGTAACCGCTTTTCCAAGTGCTTCTGAAGATGGAAG tataagCAACATTAAAGAAGAGGACAGACCCAGATGCTCtgctgaaatattaaa TATGACCATTGACATTAACTTGTCAAGTGAATCTGAGTCAGAGAGCACTTGTGATGAAGATGAAGATTATGATTTATATGAACCATCATTTGACATAAGCCTTTG TCCCAACAATGCACTTAACCTCAGAGAAACCTCATTCGTTGAAGAGGAATTTGAAATTGAGGCAGAAAATGATGATCCATCCAGTCAGATTGAGGAGGACATTGAAGGGGTGGAAGTTGAAAGCCCTTATGTTAAACACATTGATATTATGGAAGAGTCTGACTTTCTTATAAAAGATGAAACCTGCATAGTGTACTTAAACTGTTTGAAAACCTTGGCAGAAATCAAAATCAACAAATCTTGTACTAGAAAATCCTGTAGTAGTCCTGTTGATCTGCATTCAAAGTTTGTTGGTTCTGCTGTGTATTTCAAATGG ATTTGTACAAATGGCCACCTGAACAACAAATGGTGTTCTCAACCAATTCTAAAGAACAAATTGCATGGAGGGGATTTGTTAATGTCTACGGCACTTTTAGCTTCTGGAAACAACTATGCAAAGATTGCTCTTCTGGCCAAGTTTTTAAAACTTCATATTCTGAATGTCAACACCTACTATAGAATTCAGAGAAAATATCTTGTGCCTGCAGTTACTGAATTATGGGAAGATACCCAGAAAGAAATCTTGACAGCACATGAAGGAAAAGATGTTGTACTGCTTG gaGATGGAAGGATGGACAGTCCAGGACACTCTGCACAATTTTGCACATATACTATGATGGACAATGCTGACAAAAGTATTTTGTCAATTATGACAATTGATAAGCGGGAGACAGAGGGCAAAAGTAGGATTTCAGAAGAGTGTTTCATTTctcaaacaacaaaatgtgaatgTCGTTGA